In the Silvanigrella aquatica genome, TGGCAGTTAAATATGTATCCGGCGTAGGTAAACGTAAAACATCTATCGCTCGTGTTTATTTGGTTAAAGATGGCAAAGGTTCTATTACAATCAACCATCGTAGCCTTGAAGATTACTTTAAACGTCCGACTTCGCGCATGGTTGTTGAGCAAGCATTAAACTTGACTCAAACACTTGGCAAAGTAGACATCCGCGTTACTGTTGTGGGCGGTGGACTTTCTGGTCAAGCAGGAGCGATTCGTCACGGAATCACTCACGCTCTTCTTAACATGAACCCTGAATTCCGCGCTGTTCTTAAGGCTTCTAGTCTTATCACTCGCGATGCTCGTATTAAAGAACGTAAAAAATATGGTTTACGTTCTGCTCGTGCGCGCTTCCAATTCTCCAAGCGTTAAGAGAAAGAGTCCCTTTCCAAAAAAACCAGCAAGTTTTCTTGCTGGTTTTTTTTTACTTTAACGGGAATATTATTTATTTCAAAGTAAATTTTTTAGATAATTGTTATTAAATTTATATAAAATATGTAATTTATTTTATGAAAATGAACTTGATTCACATCTTTTTTTTGTATTATTAATAAAAAAATTATTTTCATAATAATTTTTAAGATT is a window encoding:
- the rpsI gene encoding 30S ribosomal protein S9, with the translated sequence MAVKYVSGVGKRKTSIARVYLVKDGKGSITINHRSLEDYFKRPTSRMVVEQALNLTQTLGKVDIRVTVVGGGLSGQAGAIRHGITHALLNMNPEFRAVLKASSLITRDARIKERKKYGLRSARARFQFSKR